The Pelecanus crispus isolate bPelCri1 chromosome 26, bPelCri1.pri, whole genome shotgun sequence genomic sequence AACATGCAGGGCCCCCTCACCCCACACGCAGAGGGCAACACGACCACCAGAAATGCGGGATCGGCTTCGGACCGGAGGGATGCTGCCGGTCAGGGCAGGGATGCCCGAAGTCACCAACCTCCCCAGCTCAGACTCAGGCAGTCCGATGCAGCCTTGGCtctgtcccccgtgtccccacccctgccccaggtgCTCTCTGGAGACAACCCCTGCTCCTTTTGATGAgaccctctccctccctccctccctttccaaGGGGGTCCATTGCACCACGGTCTGATTCCAGCTCAAGGGagctccccagctctcccctgcctgcccccccccccaccagaAAGAGAGTCCTGGCGAAGGGGGGCACCCAGCGCGGCTCCCCCAACCCTAGCTACAGCCACAGGCGTCAACAATCATGTCGGGGATGTCAGTCTTGACAATGTTGCTGTTGCGATCAAAGTAGAGGACAGAGAGCGGCCGGCGTCGCGTGGGCACGCAGCAGGAGTGCCCCGATGCCTGGATGTTGTTAGCTTTGACGAGGTTGAAGACGGCCGTGTGGAAGGAAGAGGCCATCCCGGGGCTGCCTGCCACGTGTAGAGGGCACTGGCCCATGCAGTAGTTTATCTGGTAGCCCTCAGGCTTAATGATCCAGTCGTTCCAACCAATGTCACGGAAATCCACGTAGTAGTCCTTGCGGCAGCAGAAGTTGGAGTTCTGGCTGCAGCGGAGGCTGCGCTTAGCCATGTGGCGTCCTGGCTCCCGCACCTTCGCCTCGGCCACCAAGAAGGGCTGGTGGGACCGGCTGGCATTAACTATCGCTGTGATATCACCCCCGTCCCCGCGGCTTTCCAGTTCCAGCCGCAGGGTCCTGCGCTCTCCCCCAAAGAAACTCTGCAGGGCAGGCATGAGGGTGAAGGCGCGCCAGCCGCTGCCCTTAGCGCTCAGTCGCCTCTCGCTCAGCAACGTGCGATTGCCCCCCACCAAATCACCTTCCCCACCAGCAAGGAAGATTCTCAGGGTGAGGCCGGCTACCAGGTCTCGGGGAACTCGAAGGTAGAGCCAGAGCTGAGCCTGCAGGATGTGCACGTCCTGGTCTTGCGTACGGCTGAACTGGAACTGCAGCCCCAAGCCAGAGGAAGACGTGGGCTCTGAGGGGAGAAAGGGATGAGGAGGTGAACGCCGCAGGATGCTGGGGAGGTAAGGCTGCGCCGCCAGCCCGCACGCTGAGGCCAATCTCTTTCggctgcttctccttccacAGGGCCCTCAGTCCGTCCCCGTCCCTTCCTTGGGAACGTTACCCAGAGCGGGGTGGTGTTGGAGCGGGGGACTGtcccaccctgcctggcagAACGGGCGCAGGACAGGGCCAGGGGCTCCCGCTTGACCCTTTCCCTTTGCTGCACAGCGCAAGGCTGGAGCGTGCTTCCAGCCCTCCCCCCTGCTCCGACCTAGTCCTTGCAGCTTGCAAGAGCAACTACCGGGACTCCCGGACCCCCTGGGCTGCCCCCATCCCTCAGGAAGGGGACCAGGCAGGCCCCCAAGGGGCCAACGCAGGAGCAAAAGAGGGGCCACGCATCTCTCCTTCTCCCAGGCTGAGCCCTCCCACGGCAGCGGGAGGTCACCGCTGCAGGGCAGGTGCATTAGCTAACGGTTTCATCGCagcctgcccggccccgggcacccTCAGCCAGCTGCACGGAGGCCAGCAGCCAGGACCCCGGCCCAGCGGGGCCGCAGCACCCCGAGGGGGCTGCACCTTGGGGGTCCCCGCCAGCCCAGGGCGGGGAGACTCTGCCCCAGGGgccggcccggcgcggggggggggggtcgcccGGGGGTCCGGCACCAGGCGCAGCCCGGCTCACCCGGGGGTGAGCTCACGACGGGGCTCCGTCGGGGACCGCAGCGGCACCCCCGGGGGGTcgcgcccggccgcccgccgaGCCCCACGCACCCACCTGGCTCCGCGAAGCTGATGATCTCGTAGCCCCGCTCatcggcggcggggccccggcgggcaCCGCCCGCTTGCAGCCGCCGCAGGGCGCGGGCCACGGCGGTGCGGGGCACGGCGTGGGCGAGCCTCGGCCGCTCCCGGAGCCgcag encodes the following:
- the LOC104034724 gene encoding inhibin beta E chain-like yields the protein MAAGGAGPWLLLAAGLLPLCAAAAEPRCPSCAAGAERRLLEEAAKRQLLEKLRLRERPRLAHAVPRTAVARALRRLQAGGARRGPAADERGYEIISFAEPEPTSSSGLGLQFQFSRTQDQDVHILQAQLWLYLRVPRDLVAGLTLRIFLAGGEGDLVGGNRTLLSERRLSAKGSGWRAFTLMPALQSFFGGERRTLRLELESRGDGGDITAIVNASRSHQPFLVAEAKVREPGRHMAKRSLRCSQNSNFCCRKDYYVDFRDIGWNDWIIKPEGYQINYCMGQCPLHVAGSPGMASSFHTAVFNLVKANNIQASGHSCCVPTRRRPLSVLYFDRNSNIVKTDIPDMIVDACGCS